From the genome of Natrinema marinum:
GATGGGTCCGCCGCCGTCGCCCTCGAATCGGGGGACGATGTGACAGTGGACGTGGGGCACTTCTTGGCCGGCCTCCTCGCCGTTGTTGAACGCGACGGTGGTCGCGTCGGCGTCGACGGCCTCCTCGACGGCGGGGACCATGCGGTGGACGGTGTCGTAGAGATCGGCGGCGACGTCGTCGGGGACGTCGTTCAGCCGCTCGTACTCGTCTTTCGGGATCACCAGCGTGTGGCCCGGTGCCAGCGGGTTGGCGTCGAGGAACGCGACCGTGGTCTCGTCTTCGTACACGATTCGGGCCGGAATCTCTCCCTCGACGATCTGGCTGAAGATCGTACTCATGCTCGAGTGTGCGTCGGCGCTCCGTATGAAGGTTTCCCGACTCGTAGACGGAGCGTCGGTCCCCGTTCCTCGGCCGGCTCTGCTCGGGCGGCGGGCGGCTATCTACCTCCCGCCGCTCGGCTCGCAGAGTCCGTCGAGCGTCTCCCCGATCGCCTCGAGGTACCCCGCTGCTTCGTATCCCAGTCGGCCGATCCAGACGTCCTGATAGGAGGGATGGAGGATCGGCACCAGGTGAACGCCGAGCCGTTCGCACCGCACCGGCTCGAGCACGCTGTCGAGAAAGCCCTCGCATTTTCGACCTTCGGCCGCCAGCACCGTCTTCGTCGCGTGTTTGCCGGTCCCGAGCACCACTGACGGATCGATAGACTCGAGTTCGGTTAGCAGGTGGGACCGACAGTTCGCGCGCTCTTCGGGTGTGGGCTCCCGATTGGTCGTCGGGTCGTCGGGATCGGCCGGGAAGCACTTCACCGCGTTCGTGAAGTAGGTGTCGTCGCCGTAGCCGATGTCGTCGAGCAGGCGCCGGATGCGCCGACCGGAGTGGCGCGAGGTGTAGGCCTTGCCGGTCCAGTTGCCGCCCCGCCAGCGGTCGGCGTCCGGATTTCCGTAGCCGGGGGCCTCGCCGATGACCACGACCGCAGCGTCGGGGTCGCCGGTCCCCCACGAGATACACTCGCGGGCGTCGGCCAGCGCCGGACAGCGGGTGCAGTCGGGCTCGAGGACGTTTCGACGGGTCGGATAGGCGGGCTCGCCGCCGGAAGTCGAGTCGGATTCGGCGTCGCCGTCGGCCGAATCGGATTCTGCGTCGGTGTCGTCGGTGGCGGGCACACTCGAGGGTACGGCCGCGAGGATATATGCGAGTCGGTCCGCGCGAACGTACTCGCTCGCCCAGTGGGTCCGCCGCCGTGGGATCGCGTCGCACTCGAGGGGACAGGTTTACTTTCGCCGGGTGACTAAGAGACTCCCAATGTCATCGATCGGCCCGGAACTCCTCGTGGAATCGCTCCAGTTACTCATCTATACCCTCGTCGCGGGTACGCTGACCGTCGGCGGCGTCCTCGTCGAGCAGGCGAGTCTCCAGCACCTCGGTGCCGGTGAAGCGATGATCGCCCTGTGGCTCGGTGCGCTCGGCGCCGTCATGCTCTATGCGGGCACTTACGGCGTCGGCTATCAGAAGGTCCTCTCGCGGCTCGTCTAGGCGTCGAGTCGCTCCCGGGCGCTCGAGTCGACGCGGACGGACGACCCGCAATATCGATTCCTCTTTACTGCCGGAGGCGATTAGGTCGCGTATGAGCAGGTTCGGCGAGGTCGACGACCAGTACGACCCACACCAACTCGAGCAGCGGGTCTTCGAGTACTGGGACGACGTCGACGCCTACGAGCGAACGGTCGAGCACCGATCGGACGGCGACTCCTTCTTCTTCGTCGACGGCCCGCCGTACACGTCGGGATCGGCGCACATGGGGACGACCTGGAACAAGTCGCTGAAAGACGTCTACATCCGCTTTCTGCGGATGCAGGGGTACGACGTGACGGATCGGCCGGGCTACGACATGCACGGGCTCCCCATCGAGACCCGCGTCGAGGAGCGACTCGGATTCGAGAACAAGAAGGACATCGAGGAGTACGGCGAGGAGAACTTCATTGAGGCCTGCAAGGAGTACGCCGACGAACAGCTCGAGGGGCTGCAGTCGGACTTTCAGGACTTCGGCGTCTGGATGGACTGGGAGAACCCCTACCGGACGGTCAGCCCGGAGTACATGGAGGCTGCGTGGTGGGGCTTTTCGAACGCCGCCGACCGCGGTCTGGTCGAGAAAGGTCACCGCTCGATCTCCCAGTGTCCGCGCTGTGAGACCGCCATCGCGAACAACGAGGTCGAGTACGAGGACGTCGAGGATCCCTCGATCTACGTCAAGTTCGACCTCGCCGAGCGCGACGGCAAACTCGTCATCTGGACGACGACCCCGTGGACGATCCCGGCGAACACCTTCGTCGCCGTCGACGAGGACGGCGACTACGTCGGCGTCCGCGCCGAAAAGGGCGGGGAGGAAGAGCTGCTCTACGTCGCCGAGGCCAAACACGAGGAGGTGCTGAAAGCGGGCCGCTACGACGACTACGAGGTCGTCGAGGAACACGCGGGCGAGGACCTGCTCGGCTGGTCGTACGACCACCCGATGGCCGAAGAGGTCCCCGACCACCCCGACCACGAGGGGGCCTGCGAGGTCTACGCCGCCGACTACGTCGATACCGGCGGTGACGGCACCGGGCTCGTCCACTCCGCGCCGGGCCACGGTGAGGAGGACTTCGAGCGCGGTCGCGAACTCGGCTTCCCGATCTTCTGTCCCGTCGGCGGCGACGGCGTCTACACCGACGAGGCGGGCGCCTACGCGGGCGAGTTCGTCCGCGACGCGAACGAGGACATCATCGCGGACCTCGAGGCCAACGATTCGCTGCTGGCCTCGGAGACGATCTCCCACAGCTACGGGCACTGCTGGCGCTGTGACACGGGTATCATCCAGATCGTCACCGACCAGTGGTTCATCACGATCACGGACGTCAAGGACGAACTGCTCGAGAACATCGAAGACAGCGAGTGGCACCCCGAGTGGGCCCGCGACAACCGCTTCCGGGACTTCGTCGAGGAAGCGCCCGACTGGAACGTCTCCCGCCAGCGCTACTGGGGGATCCCGCTGCCGGTCTGGACCCCTGAAGACCGCGACGACGACGAGGACACGATCGTCGTCGGGACCCGCGAGGAACTCGCCGAGCGCGTCGATCAGGACGTCGACCCCGACGCGGTCGACCTCCACAAGGACACGGTAGACGAGTTGACGATCACCGAAGACGGCACCACCTACACGCGCGTTCCCGACGTCTTCGACGTTTGGCTCGACTCCTCGGTCGCGTCGTGGGGCACCCTCGACTTCCCCGCGGACGACAGCCGATTCGACGAACTCTGGCCCGCAGACCTCATTCTCGAGGCCCACGACCAGACGCGGGGCTGGTTCTGGTCCCAGCTGGGGATGGGCACGGCCGCGATCGGCGAGATCCCCTACGAGGAGGTGCTGATGCACGGCCACGCGCTGATGCCCGACGGCCGCGCGATGAGCAAATCCAAGGACATTCTGGTCGACCCCCACGAGGCGATCGACCGCCACGGTCGGGACGTGATGCGCATGTTCCTGCTGTCGAACAACCCGCAGGGCGACGACATGCGCTTTTCGTGGGACGGGATGCAGACGATGGAGAACCACCTCCGGACGCTCTGGAACGTCTTCCGATTCCCGCTGCCGTACATGCGGTTAGACGACTTCGATCCGCAGGAGACGAGTCTGGACGATGTCGATTCGGACCTCGAGCTGATCGACGAGTGGGTGCTCGCCCGGCTGGAGTCCACGAAAGCCGAGATGACCGACCACTTCGAGGACTACCGGCAGGACCGCGCGATCGACGCCCTGATCGAGTTCGTTGTCGAGGATGTCTCGCGATTCTACGTCCAGGCCGTCCGCGAGCGCATGTGGGAGGACGAGGACAGCGCCTCCAAAACGGCCGCCTACGCGACGATCTACCGCGTGCTCCGCGAGACGGTCGCGCTGCTGGCTCCCTACGCCCCCTTCATCAGCGAGGAGATCTACGACACGCTGACCGGCGATGCGGGCCACCTCACGGTCCACATGGAAGACTGGCCCGCGGTCGACGAGTACTGGGAGGACGAGCAACTCGAGGAGGACGTCTCCCTCCTGCGGGCCATCGAGGAGGCCGGCGCGAACGCCCGCCAGCAGGCCGGCCGCAAGCTGCGCTGGCCGGTCCCGCGCGTGGTCGTCGCCGCGGACGACGACCGCGTCGTCGAGGCCGTCGAGCGCCACACCGGGCTGCTCGAGGATCGCCTCAACGCCCGCGAGATCGAACTCGTCTCGCCGGACGACCGCTGGGGCGAACTCCGGTACAGCGCCGAGGCGGACATGAGCGAACTCGGCCCCGCGTTCGGCGACCGCGCCGGGCAGGTGATGAACGCGTTGAACGAGGCCCGCATCGACGAGCCGAGCCTCGAGGCGCTCGAGGCGGCCGTCGCGGACGCACTCCAAGACGACGAAGCGATCACCGACGAGATGGTCTCGTTCGTGACCCAGACGCCCGACGGCGTCGCTGGCACCGCCTTCGGCACCGACGGCGACGACCGCGGCGTCGCCTACGTCGACGCCTCCCTGACCGACGACATCGAGAGCGAGGGCTACGCCCGCGAGGTCATCCGCCGCGTCCAGGAGATGCGCAAGGACCTCGAGCTCGACGTCGACGAGCGGATCGCGCTCGACCTCGAGATCGACGACGACCGCGTGACCGACCTCGTCGCCGAGCGCGAGGCCCTGATCCGCGAGGAGGTCCGCGCCGACGAACTCGGCGACCTCGAGGACGGTCACCGCAAGGAGTGGGACGTCGACGGCGTGACGATGGAGATCGCGATCGAGCCGCTGGCGGCGGCCGAGGCGTCGGACTAACGACTCCGGTAATCGGAGCCCGAACGTTCCTGCACTCGCCGATTTCAGCGCGACATGACACTCGCGCTGCCATAAACGTCTTGAGCGCTGACTTACCAGAGAGGCGTAGTGACATCTCGAGCCGCCGTCGTCGTGTTCGTCGTCGTGCTCGTCGGGAGCGTCCCGGCCGGCGTCGGCGCGCTCGAGCCGGCTCCCCAGCCAGCCTCGCCGGCACCGGCCGCGTCGCTCGCCGCGGCCGGGATGAGTTCCGGCGCGACGGTGACGACCGGCGGGGGCGAGGACGTGCTCCACCGGACGACGGTTCTCAGCCACCGCCCGGACGACACCGACGCGTTCGGCGTCGAGATGACCTTTCGGGTCCCCGACTCGGTGACGGAACTCGAGATCACGCTCGAGGAGGAGGCGAGCGTCGAGTCGACGCGCGGGTTCGAGCGGACGGGCGAGCGGACCTTCGAGTGGACCGGCGGGACGGCGTCGCCGACGGTGCGGTACGCGATGCCGGCCGATCGGACGGGCGAGGGCGAGCAGCGGGCCTCGGCGTCCGGCGACGGCTACACCTTCGTCGATACGGGCGAGTGGGGCGTCGTGCCTGTCCCCGGCGTGGGGATCACGGTGGGGCGGACCGAGCCCGTCGGTTTCGAGGAGACGGTGACCGTCGACGGACCGGGCGCGACCGGCGGCGACATCGCCTTCTTCGGCCCGGTGACGACCTACGAGCGCGACGCGAACGGGGAGACGTTCCGGCTGGTCGTCCCCGAGGCCGCCGACCTCGAAGAGTCGCCCGATGCGATCCTCTCGGCGCTGACCGCGGCGAGCGGCCGGCTCGAGGTCGGGATGCGAAGCGACGAGGTGTTCGTCGTCGCAGTGCCGAACACGGTCGACTGGGGGCCGCGGGGCATCCAGTACGGCCGGTCGGACGCGTGGGTGGTCGACGACGCCGGCCTCGACGAACCGAACCCGGTCTGGCTCCACGAGTACGTCCACGTCCGCCAGCGCTTCTCCACCGCGGAGGACGACCTCGCGCCCGACGCCGCGTGGCTCGTCGAGGGGCAGGCCGACTACTACGCGGGCCTGCTCGCCCTCGAGGGCGGTCTCACCGACTTTTCGGACTTTCGTGACCTCCTCGAGCGCGGCGAGCGTTCGCTGTACGCCGACGGGGTGCTCGCTCGGCCGTCGACGTGGGAGGACGACCGCACCGATTACGCGAAGGGGGCGCTCGTCGCCGGCGAACTCGACCGCCGATTGCGGCTCGCGACCGACGGTGATCGCACGCTCGAGGATGTCTTCCGAACGCTGAACGCACGCGAGGGGACGATAACCGAGGCCGACTTCCTGGACGCGCTCGAGGACGCCGGCGGCAACGCGGTTCGAGCCGCCGCCGAGAAATACACGCAAACCGATGCGACGCCGTCGATGTGGAGCCGACGCGACCATGAGGTCGCCTTCGACCAGCCGGTCGCCGTCTTCGAATACGGGATCGACAGCGGTCCGCTCGAGGTGGCGGGCCAGGAGTGGCAGCGCTGGTCGGCAGCAGCGAGCGGGGGCGAGAGCGAAGCTCCCGACGTGATCGCGGTTCCGGCCGGCGAATCCGTCTCGATCCCGGTCGCGGCCGCAAACGTCGGCGAGCGCGACGGGACTTACGACGCGATGTTGCAGGTCGACGGACGGGTCGTCGATCACCGGCGGGGAACGCTCGCGGCCGGCGAACGGACGAGTCACCGGCTCACGTGGACGCCGGCTAAGCCGGGTACGTACGACGTTCGCGTCGGTTCCGAGCGACTGACCGCCGTCGTCCGCGCGCCCTCGAGCGTGACCGTCTCCGAACTGCGGGTCACGTCCGGAGCCGCCAGTCCCGGTGAGTCGGTGACGATGACCGCAACGGTCGAAGCCGCGGACGAGCGACCGGGCGCGGCGGTCCTCGCGTTCCGGACCGTCGAGGGAACCGTCGCGGAGCGGCCGGTGGCGGTTCGGCCGGGCGAGACGACGACGGTCGAGGCCGAACTCCGATTCGACGACCGCGGCCGGTACGAGGTCGTCGTCGGCGAGGCGACGACGACGGTCAGCGTCGGTGGTCCGGCTGCGACGGTCGAAGAAGTGTCCGGATTCGGTGTGCCCTCGGCGCTCGCGGCCGTCGCGACGGCACTGGCGGGCGCGCTGCTCGCCCGGCGTCGCTGACGGCCGTACTCGCGGAGCGATCGGCCGAACGGAACCGAGAACGCGGCGACGTGTCGGTTACTCGAGGTCGACCCGGAACGTACACTCGTCGGCGCCGTCGTCGACGCAGGCCGTCTCCGTGACCGTCGCGTCGGCACCGTAGGCGGCGGCGAACCCCTCGAGGATGCCGTGAGCAAGTCCACAGTACTGCTGGTCCCGGTGGGTGTCGTACGTGACGACCGTCCCGTCTGACTCGCGGGAACAGGAGATGGCCGGGAGCGACGCCTCCTTCGTCGCGTCGTCGACGTCGTCGTAGACGTCCTCGAGCGACGCGAGCAGTTCCGCGAACTCCCAGTCCCGGCGCAAGTGGGCGCTGAACGTCGAGAGCAGTTCGGGGGCGAGCGTCCGCCCGAAATCGCGCTCGATAGCGTCCCTGTCCTGGGTCGCCATCGACGAGAGGCGTTCGAGGACGGTGTCGATCTCCGCGTCGTCGTAGTGGGTGACGGGGAGGTATAGCTTCGGCTCGAGGTCGGTCTGCTCGACGATCGTGTCCCAGGTGTCGTCGTCGGTTCGCTCGACGACGTACTCCTTGAGGGACTTGTGGACGATTCCGTGCATGTGGCTCCCTTCTATCCGTTCTCGCGGCACTCTCGCGGTCGCCTCCATCGTGCCACGCGCTAACAGCTAGGTCAGTGTCTGGGGACTACTTAATCGTTTGCTTACAAGTGTCGTGCGAGAAGCGGGGCGATCGAGACGGTGTCGACGCCGCGCTCGATAGTGTCGGTGCCGTAGATCGCCTCGACGCCGGCCCGAGAGAGCTTCGTGACGGCGTTTCGGGCCAGCAGTGGGTGGACGCAGGTGACGAAGACGCGGCCGACGCTCCGGTCGCGGAGGACGGCGACGGCCTCGCTCATCGTCGAGCCGGTCGCGATGATGTCGTCGACGACGACCACGTCGCGGCCGGCCACGTCGACGTCGCTCGGGGTGATTTCGACCTCGGTGCCGGAGTGGCGAGTCTTCTCGAAGTAGTCGGTCTCGCCCGCGCCGTAGGCGTCGTGGACGGTCTCGGCGAGCTCGGTCGCGCCGGCGTCGGGCGCGAGGAAAACCGGCTCCGCGAGCTCGTCGGGTAGCGGTTCGGCCAGCCGGCTCGCCGCGTCGACCGCGGTCGCCGTCGGCTCGAAGAACTCACAGACGCCCTCCTCGTGGGGGTTGACGGTCAGGACGCGGTCCGTCCCGGTCGAAATCGCACGGGCAACCGCCCGCGCGGAGATGGGATGCCCTGGCTCGAAGGCCGCGTCCTGCCGGCCGTAGCCCATGTACGGCAAAACGGTGATGACCTCCTCGACGCCGGCTTCGCGGACCGCGTCCTGCAACTGGAGCACCTCGAGGTGGGCGTCGCTCGAGACGGTCGAGGCGACGATCACCGCCCGATCGGGCTCGGCGTCGGCGACGCCGGGGGCGGCCGCGAGCAGTTCGCCGTCGGGAAAGCGGTCGTACTCGACGGCGGCGAGTGGTTCCTCGAGTTCGCGTGCGAGCGCCGCGGCGAGGGCCTGCGACGCGGATCCGCTGACGATCATAGTCGGTGGGACAGGCCGGGGGGTAAACCCGTTTTCGTTCTGCCGGCGATTCGCCCCGGATTTCGGGATCAGTCGGCGCCGTCGTCCGCGCTCGGTGCCGCGGCCGCGGGGATCGCCAGCCCGGCCACGTCGGTGACGCCCAGGGTTCGCGTCCGCCAACCGCCCTCGCTCGCCGACAGGAAGGTCCCGTCGGCGGTGACTGCGTAGACCGCGTCGCCGTAGCCGACACCGACGATCCCGCCGCTGGGCTGGCTCACCCCCTCGAGCGCCCGCCACTCCCCGTCGGCAGCGTACTCGTAGACTGCGTCGTCCGAGACGGCGTGGGCGCGCTCGAGGCGGCCCCGTTCCGAGCGCGGGTCCGCCGCGACGGTCCGGAAGTCGCCCTCGAGAACCTCCATCCAGCCGTTGCCGAGCTTGTAGAGCCCGTCTGCGGTGGCAGCGAGCGGGACGCCGGCGGCCGAGACATCGCGCACGTCCGTCAGTCCGGCGTGATCGAGCCCGTCGTCGTGGACGCGGTAGACGCCATCGTCGGTTCCCAGCAGATCGCCGTCGATGGCTCGCACCGGCGTGCCGAGATCGTCGGTGAGGGTCGTCCACGCGTCGGTTCCGGCCGGGCGACGGGCGACGCGGCCGTCCCGACCGGCCGCGAGCAGGTCGCCGCCGTCGTAGCCGACGGCGACCGCCGGGCCGAACCCCGTTTCGGCGAACGATTCGTCGCCGGCGGCGACCGGCCCGTCGCCCGCTCCGCCGTCGTCGGTCTGGGTGTCCTCGAGCGCGAACTCCCGAACGTCCTCGTCGGTCGCGACGGCGACGCTGCTGGGCGTCGCCGCGACGCCGCGCGCGGTACAGCGCTCGCAAAGGCCGAACTCGCCGACGGTGTCGCCGGCGACCCGGACGCGGACGACGCCGATCGCGCTCGCGACGTAGACGGTGATCGCCCCCTCGCGGTCGCCGAAGACGCGCTTTTCCTCGATCGTGTCCATACGTGACCGTCGGGTGGGCGGGCCGAAAACGTTCCGTCACGGGGCCTGCGCGACGGTCGTTTTGCGGAATCCCTTTGAGGAGGCCGGTTAGACTAACGCGTAATGCAAGTGTTCGGATCGAGCGGGACCCGGGGCGTCGCCAACGAGGAGCTGACGCCCGCGTTCGTCCTGCGCGTCGCGAAAGCGGCGGGAACGGCCTGGGACGACGGTCACGGTGGGGCCCGAGTCGCCATCGCTCGAGACACGCGCCACACCGGGCGGATGCTGGCCGACGCGGCCGCGAGCGGGCTGGCGAGTACGGGGACCGATGTCGACCGCCTCGGCGTCCTCCCCACGCCGGGGGCACAGGCCTACGCCGAACGGGAAGGGGTGCCGGTCATGGTCATCACCGCCTCGCACAACCCGCCGCCGTACAACGGCGTCAAACTCGTCGGCCACGACGGCGTCGAGCTCTCGATCGCCGATCTCGAGGCGATCGAGGAGACGCTGCTAACCGAATCGTTCGCCGTCGCTCCCTGGGACGAGACGGGCCGCGTCCGCGAGATCGACGGCGCGGGGCGGGAGTACGTCGACGAACTGCTCGCGGCCGCCGACCGGGAGGCGATCGCCGACGCCGAGCTCACCGTCGCGCTCGATCCGGGTCACGGCGCGGGCTCGCTGACCAGCCCCGAGTTCTTCCGCGAACTCGGCTGTCGCGTCGTCACCGTCAACGCCCAGCCTGACGGCCACTTCCCCGGTCGCGATCCAGAACCCATCCCGAGTAACCTCGCCGATCTGGGCCGGCTCGTCCGCGCGACCGACGCCGACGTGGGGATCGCCCACGACGGCGACGCCGACCGCGCCATCTTCTTCGACCAGAACGGGGAGTACGTCGAGGGCGACGCCACCCTCGCCGCGCTCGCCGCCGCCGAACTCGAGCCCGGCGACACCACCGTCTCCGCTGTCAACGTCTCTCAGCGCCTCGTCGACGTCGTGAACGAGGTCGACGCCGAACTCGAGCTCACCCCGATCGGCTCGACCAACATCATCACCCGCATCGAGGAACTCGAGGACAACGGCGAACGCGTG
Proteins encoded in this window:
- the ileS gene encoding isoleucine--tRNA ligase produces the protein MSRFGEVDDQYDPHQLEQRVFEYWDDVDAYERTVEHRSDGDSFFFVDGPPYTSGSAHMGTTWNKSLKDVYIRFLRMQGYDVTDRPGYDMHGLPIETRVEERLGFENKKDIEEYGEENFIEACKEYADEQLEGLQSDFQDFGVWMDWENPYRTVSPEYMEAAWWGFSNAADRGLVEKGHRSISQCPRCETAIANNEVEYEDVEDPSIYVKFDLAERDGKLVIWTTTPWTIPANTFVAVDEDGDYVGVRAEKGGEEELLYVAEAKHEEVLKAGRYDDYEVVEEHAGEDLLGWSYDHPMAEEVPDHPDHEGACEVYAADYVDTGGDGTGLVHSAPGHGEEDFERGRELGFPIFCPVGGDGVYTDEAGAYAGEFVRDANEDIIADLEANDSLLASETISHSYGHCWRCDTGIIQIVTDQWFITITDVKDELLENIEDSEWHPEWARDNRFRDFVEEAPDWNVSRQRYWGIPLPVWTPEDRDDDEDTIVVGTREELAERVDQDVDPDAVDLHKDTVDELTITEDGTTYTRVPDVFDVWLDSSVASWGTLDFPADDSRFDELWPADLILEAHDQTRGWFWSQLGMGTAAIGEIPYEEVLMHGHALMPDGRAMSKSKDILVDPHEAIDRHGRDVMRMFLLSNNPQGDDMRFSWDGMQTMENHLRTLWNVFRFPLPYMRLDDFDPQETSLDDVDSDLELIDEWVLARLESTKAEMTDHFEDYRQDRAIDALIEFVVEDVSRFYVQAVRERMWEDEDSASKTAAYATIYRVLRETVALLAPYAPFISEEIYDTLTGDAGHLTVHMEDWPAVDEYWEDEQLEEDVSLLRAIEEAGANARQQAGRKLRWPVPRVVVAADDDRVVEAVERHTGLLEDRLNAREIELVSPDDRWGELRYSAEADMSELGPAFGDRAGQVMNALNEARIDEPSLEALEAAVADALQDDEAITDEMVSFVTQTPDGVAGTAFGTDGDDRGVAYVDASLTDDIESEGYAREVIRRVQEMRKDLELDVDERIALDLEIDDDRVTDLVAEREALIREEVRADELGDLEDGHRKEWDVDGVTMEIAIEPLAAAEASD
- a CDS encoding uracil-DNA glycosylase; protein product: MPATDDTDAESDSADGDAESDSTSGGEPAYPTRRNVLEPDCTRCPALADARECISWGTGDPDAAVVVIGEAPGYGNPDADRWRGGNWTGKAYTSRHSGRRIRRLLDDIGYGDDTYFTNAVKCFPADPDDPTTNREPTPEERANCRSHLLTELESIDPSVVLGTGKHATKTVLAAEGRKCEGFLDSVLEPVRCERLGVHLVPILHPSYQDVWIGRLGYEAAGYLEAIGETLDGLCEPSGGR
- a CDS encoding HVO_0234 family beta-propeller protein, producing MDTIEEKRVFGDREGAITVYVASAIGVVRVRVAGDTVGEFGLCERCTARGVAATPSSVAVATDEDVREFALEDTQTDDGGAGDGPVAAGDESFAETGFGPAVAVGYDGGDLLAAGRDGRVARRPAGTDAWTTLTDDLGTPVRAIDGDLLGTDDGVYRVHDDGLDHAGLTDVRDVSAAGVPLAATADGLYKLGNGWMEVLEGDFRTVAADPRSERGRLERAHAVSDDAVYEYAADGEWRALEGVSQPSGGIVGVGYGDAVYAVTADGTFLSASEGGWRTRTLGVTDVAGLAIPAAAAPSADDGAD
- a CDS encoding HIT family protein, whose translation is MSTIFSQIVEGEIPARIVYEDETTVAFLDANPLAPGHTLVIPKDEYERLNDVPDDVAADLYDTVHRMVPAVEEAVDADATTVAFNNGEEAGQEVPHVHCHIVPRFEGDGGGPIHAVAGERPDLADDELDDIAADIESRA
- a CDS encoding heme NO-binding domain-containing protein; the encoded protein is MHGIVHKSLKEYVVERTDDDTWDTIVEQTDLEPKLYLPVTHYDDAEIDTVLERLSSMATQDRDAIERDFGRTLAPELLSTFSAHLRRDWEFAELLASLEDVYDDVDDATKEASLPAISCSRESDGTVVTYDTHRDQQYCGLAHGILEGFAAAYGADATVTETACVDDGADECTFRVDLE
- a CDS encoding ribose-phosphate diphosphokinase — its product is MIVSGSASQALAAALARELEEPLAAVEYDRFPDGELLAAAPGVADAEPDRAVIVASTVSSDAHLEVLQLQDAVREAGVEEVITVLPYMGYGRQDAAFEPGHPISARAVARAISTGTDRVLTVNPHEEGVCEFFEPTATAVDAASRLAEPLPDELAEPVFLAPDAGATELAETVHDAYGAGETDYFEKTRHSGTEVEITPSDVDVAGRDVVVVDDIIATGSTMSEAVAVLRDRSVGRVFVTCVHPLLARNAVTKLSRAGVEAIYGTDTIERGVDTVSIAPLLARHL
- the glmM gene encoding phosphoglucosamine mutase, yielding MQVFGSSGTRGVANEELTPAFVLRVAKAAGTAWDDGHGGARVAIARDTRHTGRMLADAAASGLASTGTDVDRLGVLPTPGAQAYAEREGVPVMVITASHNPPPYNGVKLVGHDGVELSIADLEAIEETLLTESFAVAPWDETGRVREIDGAGREYVDELLAAADREAIADAELTVALDPGHGAGSLTSPEFFRELGCRVVTVNAQPDGHFPGRDPEPIPSNLADLGRLVRATDADVGIAHDGDADRAIFFDQNGEYVEGDATLAALAAAELEPGDTTVSAVNVSQRLVDVVNEVDAELELTPIGSTNIITRIEELEDNGERVPIAGEGNGGIFFPNYRLSRDGAFTAARFLELVAQRPVSEIVAPYDGYVNVRRNVEYESTAERDAMLDAAANQAQAADAELNTRDGYRLDYGDAWVLARPSGTEPLVRIYAEARDGDRAARLADDMYEALAAAKADV